Part of the bacterium genome, AATTTCGCTCTGATCGGAGTGGCGGGCTATATCGCGCCGCGGCACCTCAAGGCCATCGCCGACACCGGCAACAACCTGATCGTGGCCTGTGACCCCCACGACTCGGTGGGCATACTCGACCGTTATTTCGAATCGGTCAGTTTCTTCCGCGAATTCGAGCGCTTCGACCGTCATATCGAGCGCCTGCGCCGGGAGCCCCAGGAGCGGCGGGTCGACTATGTCACTATCTGCTCGCCCAATTTCCTGCATGACGCCCATGTGCGGTTCGCCCTGCGGGTGCGCGCCACGCCGATCTGCGAAAAGCCGCTGGTGCTCAACCCCTGGAACTGCGACGCCCTTCAGGAACTGGAACAGGAGTACGAGACCCGGATCAACACGATCCTCCAGTTGCGGCTTCATCCCTCGATGCAAGCCTACAAGCAAAAATTCCAGCAGGAGAAAAGCGACCACAAGCACGAGGTGGTGCTGACCTATATCACCTCACGCGGCGA contains:
- a CDS encoding Gfo/Idh/MocA family oxidoreductase — its product is MSSNFALIGVAGYIAPRHLKAIADTGNNLIVACDPHDSVGILDRYFESVSFFREFERFDRHIERLRREPQERRVDYVTICSPNFLHDAHVRFALRVRATPICEKPLVLNPWNCDALQELEQEYETRINTILQLRLHPSMQAYKQKFQQEKSDHKHEVVLTYITSRGDWYLYSWKGNPEQSGGLATNIGIHFFDILIWLFGSVQHSEVHLSEPRRCAGFLELQNARVRWFLSIDRNDLPQEARAASKRTFRSIEVDGEEMEFSDGFEDLHTRSYEMILRGQGFGVEAARPSTQLVHDIRAARPSGISDQSHPR